In a genomic window of Erigeron canadensis isolate Cc75 chromosome 5, C_canadensis_v1, whole genome shotgun sequence:
- the LOC122598979 gene encoding spindle and kinetochore-associated protein 1 homolog, producing the protein MQEFKEPALLPKEKKGRGCPPLWHITANELDSLSSYTRGRLTLEKVNAAINDMAAFAEVNSQLIAAPRRKVSKHVFHYISSLNL; encoded by the exons ATGCAGGAATTTAAGGAGCCTGCTCTATTACCCAAA GAGAAAAAGGGTCGTGGGTGTCCACCTTTGTGGCACATTACTGCCAATGAACTGGACTCTTTGTCATC GTATACGAGAGGAAGGCTAACTTTAGAAAAGGTTAATGCGGCCATTAATGACATGGCTGCTTTTGCAGAGGTTAATTCCCAGCTTATTGCAGCCCCAAGAAGGAAGGTTTCTAAACACgtttttcattatatttcttCTCTTAACCTGTAA
- the LOC122600242 gene encoding uncharacterized protein LOC122600242 isoform X1: protein MLQIFSISRDLSTEFEERVIAIHKEQMEKWQEEIKEHFASLMLQMRTLMPSCTMLSFYFTMSIMILEDFMKLGSHHINRSASEIFHQLEEIINKVYKHRELGVYFIILN from the exons ATGTTACAAATCTTCAGTATTTCAAG AGATTTGTCTACCGAATTTGAAGAAAGGGTGATAGC AATACACAAGGAACAGATGGAGAAATGGCAAGAGGAAATCAAGGAACACTTCGCTTCATTGATGCTTCAAATGAGGACATTAATGCCGTCTTGCACAATGCTCAGCTTCTACTTCACAATGTCAATAATGATCCTTGAAG ATTTTATGAAACTTGGCTCACATCATATTAACAGATCAGCATCAGAGATTTTCCATCAGCTTGAAGAAATCATCAATAAAGTGTACAAGCATAGGGAGTTGGGCGTTTATTTCATTATTCTGAATTAA
- the LOC122600242 gene encoding uncharacterized protein LOC122600242 isoform X2, whose amino-acid sequence MLQIFSISRDLSTEFEERVIAIHKEQMEKWQEEIKEHFASLMLQMRTLMPSCTMLSFYFTMSIMILEDQHQRFSISLKKSSIKCTSIGSWAFISLF is encoded by the exons ATGTTACAAATCTTCAGTATTTCAAG AGATTTGTCTACCGAATTTGAAGAAAGGGTGATAGC AATACACAAGGAACAGATGGAGAAATGGCAAGAGGAAATCAAGGAACACTTCGCTTCATTGATGCTTCAAATGAGGACATTAATGCCGTCTTGCACAATGCTCAGCTTCTACTTCACAATGTCAATAATGATCCTTGAAG ATCAGCATCAGAGATTTTCCATCAGCTTGAAGAAATCATCAATAAAGTGTACAAGCATAGGGAGTTGGGCGTTTATTTCATTATTCTGA
- the LOC122599220 gene encoding calmodulin-binding receptor-like cytoplasmic kinase 3 isoform X1, which translates to MRMGVIVLSFLLLIHSPIIFASRLLPLKGCGTYHISYSSESSSKLFYFNGEIVSKDFFCKSIKSYHAHHCLINRNIVSHCYEVGRFSDGRRFLQNLVRDVTLAREERDSKKAKDDQESVFRTKYLVMGGSGFGVLVLCCSFLCPCFRSKKKDTTHTVLAKEPSSMDSASSIEMHSVFEKVPASPLRVPPSPSRFSMSPKLDRIGSVHLTMNQVARATQNFSPSLRLGEGGFGTVYKAHLPDGQVVAIKRAKKEHFDALRSEFRSEVELLAKIDHRNLVKLLGYVDKGNERLIITEYVPNGTLREHLDGGHGSFLDFSQRLEICIDIAHGLTYLHLYAEKQIIHRDVKSSNILLTERLRAKVADFGFARLGDAETDKTHVVTKVRGTVGYLDPEYMRTYQLTPKSDVYSFGVLLIEILTGRRPIESRRSPEEKVTIRWAFGKYNDGDIMDLVDPHMKDAVDIEIFTKMLGLAFQCAAPTRVDRPEMKVVGEQLWVIRMDYLKHGRKG; encoded by the exons ATGAGGATGGGAGTGATTGTGTTGAGTTTTCTACTGCTGATCCACTCACCAATAATATTTGCCTCCAGATTATTGCCTTTGAAGGGTTGTGGGACTTATCATATCAGCTATTCAAGTGAGTCTAGTAGCAagttgttttactttaatgGGGAAATAGTAAGCAAAGATTTCTTTTGCAAGTCCATCAAGTCGTATCATGCGCATCATTGTCTAATCAATAGGAACATCGTGAGTCATTGCTACGAGGTGGGTCGTTTTTCAG ATGGAAGGAGATTTCTGCAGAATTTAGTTCGAGACGTGACTCTAGCAAGAGAGGAAAGGGACTCAAAAAAAGCAAAAGATGATCAAGAATCTGTGTTTAGGACAAAATACTTGGTCATGGGTGGATCAGGGTTTGGAGTTTTGGTTTTGTGTTGCAGTTTTCTTTGTCCTTGTTTCCgttcaaaaaagaaagatacaACCCACACTGTTCTTGCCAAGGAGCCAAGTTCAA TGGATTCAGCTTCATCAATAGAAATGCACTCCGTTTTTGAAAAGGTTCCAGCTAGTCCACTACGTGTTCCACCTAGTCCCAGTAGATTTTCAATGTCTCCAAAACTTGACAGAATAGGATCTGTTCATTTGACCATGAACCAAGTTGCAAGGGCTACACAAAACTTTTCACCATCATTAAGGTTAGGTGAAGGAGGGTTCGGAACAGTCTACAAAGCTCACCTACCTGATGGTCAAGTGGTTGCCATTAAACGAGCAAAGAAG GAACATTTTGATGCTCTTCGAAGTGAATTTAGAAGTGAAGTTGAACTACTTGCTAAAATTGATCATCGAAACCTGGTCAAGCTTCTTGGTTATGTAGATAAAGGAAATGAACGCCTTATTATTACAGAATATGTGCCTAATGGTACACTTAGAGAGCATTTGGACG GTGGTCATGGAAGTTTCTTGGACTTTAGTCAGCGACTTGAAATTTGCATCGATATTGCTCATGGCTTAACGTATCTTCATCTATACGCGG AAAAGCAAATTATCCACCGAGATGTGAAATCATCAAATATTCTTCTAACCGAAAGACTAAGAGCAAAAGTGGCCGATTTCGGGTTTGCGAGACTTGGTGATGCAGAGACTGACAAAACACACGTGGTTACCAAAGTAAGGGGGACAGTTGGTTACCTTGACCCTGAATATATGAGAACCTATCAACTCACCCCGAAGAGTGACGTTTACTCATTTGGGGTTCTACTTATAGAAATTCTTACGGGCCGTCGTCCCATTGAGTCGAGGAGATCTCCTGAGGAGAAGGTGACAATAAGATGG GCATTTGGAAAGTACAATGATGGCGACATAATGGATTTGGTTGACCCTCATATGAAAGATGCCGTGGACATTGAGATCTTTACAAAGATGCTCGGTCTAGCTTTTCAATGTGCCGCCCCCACAAGAGTGGACCGCCCGGAAATGAAAGTGGTTGGAGAGCAGTTGTGGGTGATCAGAATGGACTATCTTAAACATGGGAGAAAAGGATGA
- the LOC122599220 gene encoding calmodulin-binding receptor-like cytoplasmic kinase 3 isoform X2, translating to MGGSGFGVLVLCCSFLCPCFRSKKKDTTHTVLAKEPSSMDSASSIEMHSVFEKVPASPLRVPPSPSRFSMSPKLDRIGSVHLTMNQVARATQNFSPSLRLGEGGFGTVYKAHLPDGQVVAIKRAKKEHFDALRSEFRSEVELLAKIDHRNLVKLLGYVDKGNERLIITEYVPNGTLREHLDGGHGSFLDFSQRLEICIDIAHGLTYLHLYAEKQIIHRDVKSSNILLTERLRAKVADFGFARLGDAETDKTHVVTKVRGTVGYLDPEYMRTYQLTPKSDVYSFGVLLIEILTGRRPIESRRSPEEKVTIRWAFGKYNDGDIMDLVDPHMKDAVDIEIFTKMLGLAFQCAAPTRVDRPEMKVVGEQLWVIRMDYLKHGRKG from the exons ATGGGTGGATCAGGGTTTGGAGTTTTGGTTTTGTGTTGCAGTTTTCTTTGTCCTTGTTTCCgttcaaaaaagaaagatacaACCCACACTGTTCTTGCCAAGGAGCCAAGTTCAA TGGATTCAGCTTCATCAATAGAAATGCACTCCGTTTTTGAAAAGGTTCCAGCTAGTCCACTACGTGTTCCACCTAGTCCCAGTAGATTTTCAATGTCTCCAAAACTTGACAGAATAGGATCTGTTCATTTGACCATGAACCAAGTTGCAAGGGCTACACAAAACTTTTCACCATCATTAAGGTTAGGTGAAGGAGGGTTCGGAACAGTCTACAAAGCTCACCTACCTGATGGTCAAGTGGTTGCCATTAAACGAGCAAAGAAG GAACATTTTGATGCTCTTCGAAGTGAATTTAGAAGTGAAGTTGAACTACTTGCTAAAATTGATCATCGAAACCTGGTCAAGCTTCTTGGTTATGTAGATAAAGGAAATGAACGCCTTATTATTACAGAATATGTGCCTAATGGTACACTTAGAGAGCATTTGGACG GTGGTCATGGAAGTTTCTTGGACTTTAGTCAGCGACTTGAAATTTGCATCGATATTGCTCATGGCTTAACGTATCTTCATCTATACGCGG AAAAGCAAATTATCCACCGAGATGTGAAATCATCAAATATTCTTCTAACCGAAAGACTAAGAGCAAAAGTGGCCGATTTCGGGTTTGCGAGACTTGGTGATGCAGAGACTGACAAAACACACGTGGTTACCAAAGTAAGGGGGACAGTTGGTTACCTTGACCCTGAATATATGAGAACCTATCAACTCACCCCGAAGAGTGACGTTTACTCATTTGGGGTTCTACTTATAGAAATTCTTACGGGCCGTCGTCCCATTGAGTCGAGGAGATCTCCTGAGGAGAAGGTGACAATAAGATGG GCATTTGGAAAGTACAATGATGGCGACATAATGGATTTGGTTGACCCTCATATGAAAGATGCCGTGGACATTGAGATCTTTACAAAGATGCTCGGTCTAGCTTTTCAATGTGCCGCCCCCACAAGAGTGGACCGCCCGGAAATGAAAGTGGTTGGAGAGCAGTTGTGGGTGATCAGAATGGACTATCTTAAACATGGGAGAAAAGGATGA